The proteins below are encoded in one region of Anaerosporomusa subterranea:
- a CDS encoding ABC transporter ATP-binding protein, with amino-acid sequence MSQEQEPLLTIESLTAGYQDEDVLQDISFRVAAGEFISIVAPNGTGKSTLLKCITSVLPLRHGKVFLHGRPANSYGPRDFARQVAVVGEEENAFAFSAEQLVFMGRFPHIPRFAQPSAIDRALVQEAMDNVGMWHKRRAKLHELSQGERQKVMIARALTQSPQLLLLDEPTSHLDIANQYAVLGLVKKLAAERNIAVIAVLHDINLALRFSSRLILLKQGRLLADGSPGEVLTPDMLETLYGMKFALLRDGDICCVQPR; translated from the coding sequence ATGAGCCAAGAGCAGGAACCCCTGTTGACGATAGAGTCTCTGACAGCAGGCTATCAGGATGAAGATGTACTGCAGGACATCAGCTTCCGTGTAGCAGCAGGCGAATTTATCAGTATTGTGGCGCCCAACGGTACCGGGAAATCCACTTTGCTGAAATGCATCACTAGCGTACTGCCGCTGCGCCATGGCAAGGTATTCTTGCACGGACGCCCGGCGAATTCCTATGGGCCGCGCGATTTTGCCCGCCAGGTGGCAGTTGTCGGTGAGGAAGAAAACGCCTTTGCCTTTTCGGCGGAGCAGCTTGTGTTCATGGGCCGGTTTCCTCATATTCCCCGGTTTGCGCAACCTTCGGCGATTGATCGCGCGTTGGTGCAGGAGGCCATGGACAATGTCGGCATGTGGCACAAACGCCGCGCCAAACTCCATGAGCTCAGCCAGGGAGAACGGCAAAAAGTCATGATCGCCAGAGCACTGACACAGTCGCCGCAGCTTTTGCTGCTTGATGAGCCGACGTCGCATCTTGACATTGCTAATCAATATGCTGTATTGGGTTTAGTCAAAAAATTAGCAGCCGAACGGAACATTGCTGTTATTGCTGTGCTGCATGATATAAATTTGGCTTTGCGATTCAGCAGCCGCTTGATTCTATTGAAACAAGGTCGCTTGCTGGCAGACGGATCGCCGGGGGAAGTTCTGACGCCAGATATGCTGGAGACACTGTATGGGATGAAGTTCGCCCTGCTGCGCGACGGCGATATTTGCTGTGTGCAGCCGCGGTGA
- a CDS encoding ABC transporter substrate-binding protein — MNRLYALFFIGCLSLSGLVFSFWSEPAQPTGSRTLVDFAGRTVHLKSEQPKRIISLSPSNTEILYALELGDRLMAVSEYSDYPPEAKQKPRIGGFQSPDIEQIISLHPDIVFAGSLHTRAVAALTAAGVPVAVVEPKTMQEVLDAVKLVGVITGEQDVSERVTVNLAAQLQTIRDLVSKQPKQRVFLEVWDEPFMTIGAKSYLSDIVAQAGGINVAGDKPTDYMTSDFEYLYSLDPDIYIAVNHIGLGRTLKMSNHPWMQNLRAVKTGQVHYVPDDILSRPGPRSFEGLVVLAKILHPEIMKSWAN, encoded by the coding sequence ATGAATCGGCTTTACGCACTTTTTTTCATTGGCTGCCTAAGCCTGAGTGGCTTAGTTTTCAGTTTCTGGTCTGAACCTGCTCAACCAACAGGAAGCAGAACGTTGGTCGACTTTGCCGGTCGCACCGTTCATCTAAAGTCAGAACAGCCAAAACGGATTATATCGCTTTCTCCGAGTAATACGGAGATTCTTTATGCCTTAGAATTGGGCGATAGGCTGATGGCAGTCAGCGAATATAGCGACTATCCGCCAGAAGCGAAGCAAAAGCCCCGCATCGGCGGCTTCCAGAGCCCGGATATTGAGCAAATTATTTCGCTGCACCCAGATATCGTATTTGCGGGCAGCCTGCATACTCGAGCTGTTGCGGCGTTAACAGCTGCCGGTGTTCCGGTAGCTGTAGTGGAGCCAAAGACAATGCAAGAAGTGCTTGATGCGGTCAAACTGGTGGGAGTGATAACTGGCGAGCAAGACGTTTCCGAACGGGTTACAGTGAATTTAGCAGCCCAACTTCAGACCATTCGTGATTTGGTTAGCAAACAACCGAAACAGCGGGTTTTTCTCGAGGTCTGGGACGAGCCGTTCATGACCATCGGCGCAAAATCTTACTTAAGTGATATTGTGGCTCAAGCTGGCGGCATTAATGTTGCCGGGGACAAGCCCACAGACTATATGACCAGTGACTTTGAATATCTCTACAGCCTTGACCCGGATATTTATATAGCGGTTAATCACATTGGCCTGGGACGGACGCTGAAAATGAGCAACCATCCCTGGATGCAAAATCTGCGGGCTGTAAAGACCGGGCAGGTGCATTACGTGCCTGATGATATCCTGTCGCGGCCGGGGCCGCGCAGCTTTGAAGGTCTGGTCGTGCTGGCGAAAATTCTTCACCCCGAAATTATGAAAAGTTGGGCAAATTGA
- a CDS encoding FecCD family ABC transporter permease, whose product MKKWLMLIRRNQSQSWLPGISLVVLLLTLLVTLTKGTAPIPPIDVINVLLAKLGLTDSDILATPTGIILWEIRWPRVALAVLAGSTLAISGACYQTLFRNPLADPFILGVSSGAALGAAVAITFWQGAYLTLSAFVGSAVAVAVVYFLGRQDEGADSQQILLAGVAFGSMLSALLSCIMAVFSQQIHLIVFWLMGSLASPVQSLPAVAAVVCFGMAAILFFARDLDLVALGEETAHHLGVNLPLVRLVILGATTLITGAVVSVTGIIGFIGLVVPHMVRNVAGPEHVRLLPLSAVWGATLLLWADSLTRMFTSLVSIPVGVVTALFGGPFFLYILYTSRTGR is encoded by the coding sequence ATGAAAAAATGGCTGATGCTAATTCGGCGTAATCAAAGTCAATCTTGGCTGCCAGGAATTTCGTTGGTAGTACTGCTGCTTACTTTATTGGTTACCTTGACTAAAGGTACAGCGCCAATCCCACCTATCGACGTTATCAACGTGCTGTTGGCCAAGCTGGGTTTGACAGATTCTGATATTTTGGCAACTCCTACCGGGATTATCCTCTGGGAGATTCGCTGGCCGCGAGTCGCTTTGGCAGTGCTGGCAGGAAGTACGCTGGCAATCTCTGGAGCCTGTTATCAGACTCTATTTCGCAACCCGCTAGCTGACCCGTTTATCTTGGGTGTGTCGTCAGGTGCAGCCCTAGGCGCAGCGGTTGCCATCACCTTCTGGCAGGGCGCGTACCTTACCTTGTCTGCCTTTGTCGGTAGTGCAGTCGCTGTTGCGGTGGTTTATTTTCTTGGCCGACAGGATGAGGGTGCCGATTCGCAGCAAATACTTTTAGCAGGGGTTGCTTTCGGCTCGATGCTGAGCGCACTGTTGAGCTGCATTATGGCTGTTTTTTCCCAGCAGATACACCTGATCGTTTTTTGGTTGATGGGCAGTTTGGCCAGTCCAGTGCAAAGCTTGCCCGCAGTAGCGGCAGTTGTCTGCTTCGGTATGGCGGCGATCCTGTTCTTTGCCCGCGACCTCGACTTAGTGGCCCTTGGCGAGGAAACGGCGCATCACCTAGGCGTCAATCTGCCATTGGTTCGTTTGGTTATTCTAGGGGCCACTACTCTGATAACTGGCGCGGTTGTCTCTGTCACTGGCATTATCGGTTTTATTGGCTTGGTTGTTCCGCACATGGTCCGCAATGTCGCCGGACCTGAGCATGTCAGATTACTGCCGCTGAGTGCGGTGTGGGGGGCTACTTTACTACTGTGGGCTGACAGCTTGACCAGGATGTTTACCTCGTTGGTTAGCATTCCTGTTGGTGTAGTCACAGCGCTTTTTGGCGGGCCATTTTTTCTCTACATACTGTATACGTCTAGAACAGGCAGGTGA
- a CDS encoding TIM barrel protein codes for MVELINFANYYTNRDMIDNSSAGLKSLLAQLDVDGIEALFCDPWDAAVFPASSIHGVHLNFWPTWLDFWHGNQQALERQFGSKENILAYFGGTEPEHMLACYRRDISQAKAAAAKYIVFHVSHNELDEIYTWRFRADSLAVVDATIEMVNSIVGDIPPDMTILFENLWWPGLTLLEPRLVDRLLSRIRHPKVGIMLDTGHLMNTNPELQDERQGVEYILSVLGKLGTLSNSIQGIHLHQSLSGAYVKQSRCQTAPPVDLAASMAHIMQIDQHRPFSDSAAKQILELVEPEYLVHEFIVASREELVVNTNLQRKALR; via the coding sequence ATGGTAGAACTCATTAACTTCGCTAATTATTATACCAATCGGGATATGATTGATAATAGTTCCGCTGGCTTGAAAAGCCTGTTAGCCCAGCTGGATGTAGATGGCATCGAGGCATTATTTTGCGATCCCTGGGATGCGGCGGTTTTCCCCGCTTCCTCTATTCATGGTGTGCATCTCAACTTCTGGCCCACCTGGCTGGACTTCTGGCACGGTAATCAGCAGGCATTAGAGCGCCAATTTGGCAGCAAAGAGAACATTCTGGCCTATTTCGGTGGCACAGAGCCTGAGCATATGCTAGCTTGCTACCGCAGGGATATCAGCCAAGCTAAAGCGGCAGCAGCCAAATATATCGTGTTTCATGTCAGTCATAATGAACTGGATGAAATCTATACCTGGCGCTTTCGCGCCGACAGTCTGGCTGTGGTGGATGCGACCATCGAAATGGTCAACTCTATCGTTGGCGATATACCGCCTGACATGACGATACTGTTTGAAAACTTATGGTGGCCTGGTCTGACACTGCTCGAACCACGGCTTGTTGATCGCCTGCTTAGCCGGATTCGCCATCCGAAGGTTGGTATCATGCTAGACACCGGTCACTTGATGAATACCAATCCCGAATTGCAAGACGAGCGGCAGGGCGTAGAGTATATCCTTAGTGTACTAGGTAAGCTGGGCACACTGAGCAACTCGATCCAGGGAATTCACCTGCACCAGTCGCTTTCAGGCGCGTATGTTAAGCAAAGCCGCTGCCAGACCGCGCCGCCTGTTGACCTTGCGGCGTCAATGGCTCATATTATGCAGATTGATCAGCATAGGCCGTTTAGCGATTCCGCCGCCAAGCAGATACTCGAGCTTGTGGAGCCAGAGTATCTGGTGCACGAATTTATTGTGGCGTCACGGGAAGAACTGGTTGTGAATACAAATTTACAGCGGAAGGCGCTAAGATAG
- a CDS encoding succinate CoA transferase yields the protein MVLTSERLRHPRLFDKIVTADKAAELIQDGMTVGVSGFTPSGYPKAVTMALARAVKAGKKCRIAIWSGASVGPEIEEELASVGAVSRRAPYYAASNRHMRNGINQGEICYTDVHLSHLAQQIDYGFLGKLDMAIVEAVAITPEGDLILGPGVGNTPMFVKHAEKIIVEVNIAQPLELEGMHDIYVLPKPQHRREIPIYNACDRIGGPYVKCGVDRITCIVESDIPDKVRDLVQPDELSEKIAGNLIEFLEYEQKAGRIPAEMLPIQSGVGSIANAVLAGLAKSKWENLEMYSEILQDSVFNLIEAGKVTCASGCAFTPSPSVMKKFRSDPKLYRQSIVLRPLDISNHPEVIRRLGVIALNTPMEFDIYGHANSTHVIGTHMMNGIGGSGDYMRNGYMTIFTTESIAKGGAISRIVPMVSHADHTEHDAMVFITEWGVADVRGLCPRERARLIINNCAHPDYRPLLLDYFASAERKYGGHTPHDMDRALSFHSNFIHQGTMKI from the coding sequence ATGGTGCTTACTAGTGAGAGATTACGGCATCCGCGCCTGTTCGACAAGATCGTAACAGCGGATAAGGCGGCAGAACTGATTCAAGACGGTATGACAGTCGGGGTCAGTGGGTTTACCCCTTCCGGCTACCCCAAGGCTGTAACCATGGCGCTTGCCCGTGCTGTCAAAGCGGGTAAGAAATGCCGGATTGCGATTTGGTCAGGAGCGTCGGTGGGACCAGAAATTGAGGAAGAATTGGCATCAGTAGGAGCGGTATCTCGACGTGCACCGTATTACGCCGCGTCTAATAGACACATGCGTAATGGCATTAATCAAGGTGAGATCTGCTACACAGACGTTCACCTTAGTCATTTGGCGCAGCAGATCGATTACGGCTTTCTAGGCAAGTTGGACATGGCTATTGTGGAAGCGGTTGCGATTACGCCAGAGGGTGATCTCATTCTCGGACCGGGAGTGGGCAACACCCCGATGTTCGTCAAACACGCGGAAAAGATCATTGTCGAAGTCAACATCGCTCAGCCGTTAGAGCTCGAAGGCATGCACGATATCTATGTCTTGCCTAAACCGCAGCATCGGCGTGAGATTCCGATTTACAATGCGTGTGACCGGATTGGCGGACCGTATGTTAAATGCGGCGTTGACCGGATTACCTGTATCGTCGAGTCCGATATTCCGGATAAAGTGCGCGACTTAGTCCAGCCGGACGAATTGAGTGAGAAGATCGCCGGTAACTTAATTGAGTTTTTAGAGTATGAGCAAAAAGCGGGACGCATTCCCGCCGAGATGCTGCCGATCCAGTCAGGCGTTGGTAGTATTGCGAATGCCGTTTTAGCCGGACTTGCCAAATCGAAGTGGGAAAATCTAGAGATGTATTCGGAAATACTGCAAGACTCCGTATTTAATCTGATTGAAGCCGGTAAAGTGACCTGCGCCTCCGGCTGCGCGTTCACGCCGTCGCCATCGGTGATGAAAAAATTCCGCAGTGATCCGAAACTCTATCGCCAATCTATTGTGTTACGGCCGCTTGATATCAGCAACCACCCGGAAGTGATTCGGCGGTTGGGCGTTATCGCCCTCAATACTCCTATGGAGTTTGACATTTACGGACATGCGAATTCCACCCATGTCATTGGAACGCACATGATGAACGGCATCGGCGGATCGGGAGACTACATGCGCAATGGCTATATGACGATTTTTACCACTGAGTCTATCGCCAAAGGGGGAGCTATTTCCCGTATCGTGCCGATGGTAAGCCATGCTGATCATACTGAGCATGATGCAATGGTGTTTATCACCGAGTGGGGAGTCGCTGATGTACGCGGCTTATGTCCTCGAGAACGAGCCAGGCTGATCATCAATAACTGCGCCCATCCGGACTACCGCCCGTTACTGTTAGATTATTTTGCGTCAGCAGAGAGAAAATACGGGGGTCATACCCCGCACGATATGGACAGAGCGCTGAGTTTTCATTCGAACTTTATTCATCAAGGAACAATGAAAATATGA
- a CDS encoding MotA/TolQ/ExbB proton channel family protein: protein MDFIHQAFSLFQKGGLVMVPLAFCSLFVATIIAERYCYFRAETSDVPGLLSMLTAPLATGDWNQAIAVCREAQGCAAAVALAALERKSRDILTVEKAMEATASLKASKLRDRLQYLEFVVTLAPLLGLLGTVVGMIQSFSVMNLREGQPFAITGGVGEALIATASGLCVAIVALIAHAYFARQLDRLVTDMEETAYHLLSMIRGESIETA from the coding sequence ATGGACTTTATTCATCAAGCCTTCTCCCTGTTTCAGAAAGGCGGACTAGTAATGGTGCCGCTTGCGTTTTGCTCGCTATTTGTTGCGACGATTATCGCTGAGCGGTATTGCTATTTTCGTGCTGAGACTAGTGATGTACCAGGTTTACTCAGTATGCTGACGGCACCCTTAGCCACGGGTGATTGGAATCAGGCAATTGCAGTTTGTCGTGAAGCACAAGGGTGTGCTGCCGCTGTTGCGCTAGCCGCACTGGAGCGTAAGAGCCGCGATATTCTGACTGTCGAAAAAGCGATGGAGGCTACTGCTTCGCTAAAAGCGTCCAAACTGCGCGACCGCTTGCAATATCTGGAGTTTGTCGTGACATTAGCACCGCTGCTGGGGCTCTTGGGCACGGTTGTCGGCATGATCCAGTCCTTCAGTGTCATGAATTTGCGTGAAGGCCAGCCATTTGCCATTACCGGCGGGGTAGGAGAGGCGTTGATCGCGACTGCTTCCGGCCTGTGTGTCGCCATTGTCGCTTTAATTGCCCATGCCTATTTTGCGCGTCAGTTGGATCGGCTGGTTACCGACATGGAAGAGACTGCCTATCATCTATTGAGCATGATCCGGGGTGAGTCGATTGAGACTGCGTAG
- a CDS encoding cobalamin B12-binding domain-containing protein — MMKRIRVLVAKPGLDGHDRGAKVISRALRDAGMEVIYTGLRQTPEQIVETALQEDVNVIALSVLSGAHTYLFPRVMELISEKGMKDVIVIGGGVIPESDICALKATGIREIFTPGTNTRRVIEFIQTAVGE, encoded by the coding sequence ATGATGAAACGAATACGCGTTTTAGTTGCTAAACCAGGCCTTGATGGCCATGATCGTGGTGCAAAAGTAATTAGCCGGGCACTACGGGACGCTGGTATGGAAGTGATTTATACTGGCCTGCGGCAAACACCGGAACAAATCGTTGAGACCGCCCTGCAAGAAGATGTCAATGTTATCGCTCTCAGTGTGCTGTCAGGCGCTCACACTTATCTTTTCCCACGGGTCATGGAATTGATCAGTGAAAAAGGCATGAAAGATGTTATCGTTATCGGCGGCGGGGTGATACCAGAATCGGATATTTGTGCATTGAAGGCAACTGGAATTAGGGAAATATTCACCCCTGGTACTAACACACGGCGGGTTATTGAATTTATCCAAACTGCTGTAGGTGAGTAA
- a CDS encoding methylmalonyl-CoA mutase translates to MFNEKKLTEIEQSQKTWQDKLDKSLAKFPERQKFAVKSLYTPLDNAKSDYLAEVGLPGEFPFTRGIQQGMYRTKLWTMRQYSGMASAEESNQRYKYLLAQGQTGLSVAFDLPTQIGYDSDHPLAQGEVGKVGVAIDSLADMEALFDGISIEKVSTSMTINGPAAVLLAMYVAVGEKQGAKPEALSGTIQNDILKEYIARGTYIFPPQPSMRLITDTFAYCSQNIPKWNVISVGAYHIREAGATAVQEVAFAFANAIAYIDAALKVGLNIDDFAPNISWIFTADLDLFEEVAKFRAARRLWAGIMKERYGATKPKSQMLRFHVHTAGSVLTAQQPDNNIARITWQALAAILGGTQSLATCAKDEAISLPTEDSARLALRTQQLLAYESGAAKTVDPLAGSYYVEQLTDRIEQQAKEYIAKIDSLGGAAIAIEKGYMQAEMSVCAYAYQREIENNERIVVGVNKFVNDDEVQSGDYLKVDPVAGEKQRQRLSELKAKRDNDRVAKTLAALRQAANGTENLMPYLIDAVKTYATLGEICGVLREVFGEYKANLEV, encoded by the coding sequence ATGTTTAATGAGAAAAAACTTACCGAGATCGAGCAATCCCAAAAAACATGGCAAGATAAGCTGGACAAAAGCCTGGCTAAGTTTCCGGAACGCCAGAAGTTTGCCGTAAAAAGCCTGTATACCCCGCTTGACAACGCCAAAAGTGACTATCTCGCTGAGGTTGGTCTCCCTGGCGAATTCCCTTTTACGCGCGGCATCCAGCAAGGCATGTACCGCACCAAGCTATGGACCATGCGCCAATACTCCGGAATGGCTTCGGCCGAGGAATCCAATCAGCGTTACAAATATTTGCTGGCTCAAGGACAAACAGGCCTGTCGGTAGCGTTTGATTTGCCAACGCAAATCGGCTATGACTCTGACCATCCGCTAGCCCAGGGTGAAGTCGGCAAAGTCGGTGTAGCTATCGATTCGTTAGCAGATATGGAAGCCTTGTTTGATGGAATTTCCATCGAGAAGGTTAGCACCTCGATGACGATTAATGGTCCTGCCGCTGTCCTGTTAGCCATGTATGTCGCTGTCGGTGAAAAGCAAGGCGCTAAGCCGGAAGCTCTCAGCGGCACCATCCAAAATGACATCCTCAAGGAGTATATCGCCCGCGGCACCTACATCTTCCCGCCTCAGCCTTCGATGCGCTTGATTACCGATACTTTTGCCTATTGCTCACAAAACATTCCCAAATGGAATGTGATCAGCGTCGGTGCCTATCACATCCGTGAGGCTGGCGCAACAGCTGTTCAAGAAGTTGCCTTCGCCTTTGCCAACGCGATCGCCTATATTGACGCCGCCCTTAAAGTCGGCCTCAATATTGATGACTTTGCGCCGAACATCTCCTGGATTTTCACCGCCGATCTAGACCTGTTTGAGGAAGTGGCGAAGTTCCGTGCCGCCCGCCGGTTATGGGCCGGCATCATGAAAGAACGTTACGGCGCGACTAAGCCAAAATCGCAAATGCTCAGATTCCACGTCCATACGGCAGGCAGCGTACTGACAGCACAACAGCCAGACAACAACATTGCCCGGATAACCTGGCAGGCACTAGCAGCGATCTTGGGCGGCACGCAATCGTTAGCCACTTGCGCCAAAGACGAGGCGATCAGTCTGCCGACCGAAGATTCAGCCCGCTTGGCACTGCGCACCCAACAACTGCTGGCCTATGAAAGCGGCGCGGCGAAGACCGTCGACCCACTAGCCGGTTCGTATTATGTCGAACAGTTAACCGATAGGATCGAACAGCAGGCTAAGGAATACATTGCTAAGATTGACTCCCTCGGCGGCGCGGCGATTGCGATTGAAAAAGGCTATATGCAGGCGGAAATGTCCGTATGCGCCTATGCCTACCAGCGAGAAATTGAAAATAACGAACGGATTGTCGTCGGGGTTAATAAATTTGTTAATGATGATGAAGTACAAAGCGGCGACTACCTGAAAGTTGATCCAGTCGCTGGTGAAAAACAGCGCCAGCGACTGAGCGAACTCAAAGCAAAACGCGACAATGACCGAGTCGCCAAAACACTTGCTGCTTTACGGCAAGCCGCGAATGGGACAGAAAATCTGATGCCATATTTGATTGACGCGGTTAAGACCTATGCGACGCTAGGCGAAATCTGCGGCGTGCTGCGTGAGGTCTTTGGTGAGTACAAAGCAAATCTGGAAGTATAG
- a CDS encoding energy transducer TonB has product MQLSFRQAFIVSLTIHLLLVPGMGWLAGGWLKSEPTSQLIEIELVAGGSGPGSGSGMAATATMPFSQAAPPSPLPTLPVLPSEPETVADENIAAAPVTSSAIIPQAPSGIDSGPVNGSSSGLGHGQGGGGGSGNGSEFGSGSGTGSGSGSSSGSGTSQSVILPPQVLKRYEPEYPMSARRANQEGVVGLRIEILANGLPGNISVARSSGYEALDDAAEAAVQSWRFVPARDSQSGAPVASVTVLSVAFRLH; this is encoded by the coding sequence ATGCAACTGAGTTTTCGCCAGGCATTTATCGTTTCTCTAACCATACATTTGTTACTGGTGCCTGGCATGGGCTGGTTGGCAGGCGGCTGGTTGAAGTCAGAGCCTACGAGTCAACTGATCGAAATCGAGCTGGTGGCAGGTGGCTCGGGCCCGGGTTCTGGTTCAGGCATGGCGGCGACCGCTACTATGCCATTTAGCCAAGCCGCTCCGCCAAGCCCGCTGCCAACGTTGCCGGTACTGCCGTCTGAGCCTGAAACGGTGGCAGATGAGAATATTGCTGCTGCACCAGTCACATCGAGCGCAATCATCCCCCAGGCCCCGTCTGGTATCGATAGCGGCCCGGTAAATGGCTCAAGCAGTGGTTTGGGACACGGACAAGGCGGCGGGGGTGGTAGTGGCAACGGATCAGAATTTGGCTCCGGGTCTGGGACGGGTTCCGGTTCGGGATCCAGCTCCGGCTCAGGGACATCCCAATCAGTGATTTTGCCACCGCAGGTGCTGAAACGCTATGAGCCTGAGTATCCGATGTCAGCCAGACGTGCCAACCAGGAGGGTGTCGTCGGTCTGCGGATCGAAATACTGGCAAATGGTTTGCCGGGGAATATTAGTGTTGCCCGGTCGTCCGGCTATGAGGCGCTTGATGATGCTGCCGAGGCGGCAGTGCAAAGCTGGCGTTTTGTTCCGGCCCGCGATTCGCAAAGCGGTGCTCCGGTCGCCAGCGTGACGGTATTATCAGTCGCCTTCCGGCTGCACTGA
- a CDS encoding ExbD/TolR family protein, with amino-acid sequence MRLRSLRLQSQPKLMIIPMIDIIFFLLVFFMLSTLYMVEQRVLPIALPQTTSGQHDITKQVPITITAQGKILIDQEEIPLELFGKRIQSELARQPEALFLLRADRQTEYGRVMAVLDELKLSGVRRISVATESKPR; translated from the coding sequence TTGAGACTGCGTAGTCTGCGGTTACAAAGTCAGCCCAAACTAATGATCATTCCGATGATCGATATTATCTTTTTCTTGCTGGTATTCTTTATGTTGAGCACATTGTATATGGTAGAACAGAGAGTGCTGCCGATTGCTCTGCCGCAGACGACAAGCGGCCAGCATGATATAACCAAGCAAGTGCCAATCACGATTACTGCCCAAGGCAAGATCCTGATTGACCAGGAAGAAATCCCGCTTGAGCTGTTTGGCAAACGCATCCAATCAGAGCTGGCTCGTCAGCCTGAGGCGCTATTCCTGCTTAGAGCTGATCGTCAGACAGAATACGGCCGAGTCATGGCTGTGTTGGATGAATTGAAACTCTCCGGCGTGCGGCGGATATCTGTCGCAACTGAAAGTAAGCCGAGGTGA
- a CDS encoding MmgE/PrpD family protein: METKALASFIANLNYEMLSASTRQMAKQCILDAIGCTIRGSIEAPGQIIEKVVGSQGGKSQATVLSAKPFRTTALNAALANGAFNHSLDFDDLHNASIIHLGTVVVPAALAVAEQIGASGQQLITAVVAGYEVGARVGEAVNPEAYFFWHTTGTAGTFGAAAAAAKLLELNAEQAAHCLGTAGTQAAGLWEFLQEGAMSKTLHAGKAAFNGILAAVLAKEGFTSASRILEGEKGFCLAMTPAAKLNKLTDGLGGGTYKIDENSFKPYACCKHCHAANNAAQVLRSKHGIEPTQVKAINIKTNSVADNLVNNPYPQNAYGSKFSIQYCVVAALRYGKVGIEEFCQEKIQDAETRRMMQLVQVDIDPELDAEYKRNPDKWSVLVSVETVDGKKYLQFIEYPKGDPQNPVSYAESEEKFRSLAVSVYSDGDVDKLLALVGCVETVTDLSNMFDFLVRKDK, encoded by the coding sequence ATGGAAACCAAAGCATTAGCCAGCTTTATTGCTAATCTTAACTATGAGATGCTGTCTGCATCCACCCGGCAGATGGCCAAACAATGTATCCTCGACGCTATTGGTTGTACGATCCGAGGCTCCATCGAAGCACCGGGCCAGATTATAGAGAAGGTTGTTGGTTCGCAAGGCGGCAAGTCACAAGCAACTGTGTTATCTGCAAAGCCGTTCCGGACGACAGCGCTGAATGCTGCTCTAGCTAATGGCGCCTTCAATCATTCGCTGGATTTTGACGACTTGCACAACGCCTCGATTATTCACCTGGGTACGGTAGTCGTTCCTGCCGCCTTGGCAGTTGCCGAGCAAATCGGCGCTAGCGGCCAACAGCTCATCACGGCTGTTGTCGCTGGATATGAGGTCGGCGCCAGAGTAGGCGAGGCTGTCAATCCTGAAGCCTACTTCTTCTGGCATACCACTGGCACAGCCGGTACCTTCGGCGCCGCAGCCGCGGCTGCAAAATTGCTTGAGCTGAATGCGGAACAGGCAGCGCATTGTTTAGGGACAGCCGGTACCCAGGCAGCCGGACTCTGGGAGTTTCTGCAGGAAGGCGCTATGAGTAAAACGCTCCACGCCGGCAAAGCGGCCTTTAATGGTATTTTAGCCGCAGTCCTGGCGAAAGAAGGCTTTACCAGCGCTAGCCGCATTTTAGAAGGCGAGAAGGGGTTCTGCCTGGCCATGACTCCGGCGGCTAAGCTAAACAAACTGACCGATGGGCTAGGCGGCGGTACGTATAAAATTGATGAAAACTCGTTTAAGCCGTATGCTTGCTGCAAGCATTGCCACGCTGCAAACAACGCGGCGCAGGTATTGCGCAGCAAGCACGGCATTGAGCCGACCCAAGTCAAAGCCATCAACATCAAGACCAATTCGGTTGCTGATAACTTGGTCAATAATCCGTACCCGCAGAACGCCTATGGCAGCAAATTTAGCATTCAGTATTGTGTAGTTGCTGCTCTTCGCTATGGCAAGGTGGGGATTGAGGAGTTCTGTCAGGAAAAGATTCAGGATGCCGAGACCCGGCGCATGATGCAACTTGTTCAGGTTGATATTGACCCTGAGCTTGACGCAGAATATAAGCGTAATCCGGATAAGTGGTCGGTTTTAGTTAGCGTCGAGACTGTTGACGGGAAAAAGTATCTGCAGTTTATTGAGTATCCGAAAGGCGATCCCCAGAACCCAGTCAGTTATGCCGAGTCTGAAGAGAAATTCCGTTCGTTAGCTGTAAGCGTATACAGTGATGGTGACGTTGACAAGCTGCTTGCTTTGGTAGGATGCGTTGAAACTGTTACTGATTTGAGCAATATGTTTGATTTCTTAGTGCGAAAAGATAAATAG